In one Heteronotia binoei isolate CCM8104 ecotype False Entrance Well chromosome 1, APGP_CSIRO_Hbin_v1, whole genome shotgun sequence genomic region, the following are encoded:
- the POLH gene encoding DNA polymerase eta — protein sequence MSRGRDRVVALADMDCFYIQVEQRLNPSLCGKPCAVVQYKKWKGGGIIAVSYEARAFGVTRNMWAADAKKICPDLLLARVPEAHGKADLTKYREASAKVMEVMTCFAVIERASIDEAYMDLTSAVQERLQRMQGQPVAAEQLATTYIQGLPESSAAEENTDSKEELRQRGVCQWLELLPYGDPSSPELQLTVGAVIMEEMRAAVESATGFRCSVGISHNKVLAKLACGLNKPNRQTLVPQGSIPKLFSKMPISNIRSLGGKLGASITELLGVEYMGQLIHFSESQLQTRFGDKTGSWLYDLCRGIEHEPVKPRQLPKSIGCSKNFPGKSALVTQKQVQHWLLQLALELEERLNKDRDQNKRVAKQMSIGIRLKGGKHVNSLSRCCALSHYDSQKISRDAFAVIQNYNTAGGQQAAWSPPITLLQLSASKFMEVSTVSSDITTFLSTDSKYPQPIGITATSPKTKSLGSPKKETNKTVNAIQILFQRAEERKQAQAIAGSSYPGATNAKTVPSVVASTSCHKEFIPTNSQSPDNLLEQSITSRNSDLKHQPSVEQALCSSDAGPMETTLLKVNTTLVKAEVLKASSEQPDLQKEKSVPLSVGLSQEETDSGIPHTITGDQILCEKCNQKVLMWEYSEHLDYHFAVELQNSLSGPSSGRLPGAANSPPTKGKSKPRSPTASSAKRAKKDIVGTLDSFFKRLPP from the exons ATGTCTCGTGGACGGGATCGGGTGGTGGCGTTGGCGGACATGGACTGTTTCTACATCCAGGTGGAGCAGCGCCTGAACCCCAGTCTGTGCGGCAAGCCGTGTGCCGTGGTACAATACAAGAAGTGGAAAGGCGGCGG GATAATTGCTGTGAGCTATGAAGCTCGTGCTTTTGGAGTTACCAGGAACATGTGGGCTGCTGATGCCAAGAAGATATGCCCAGACCTTCTGTTAGCTCGAGTGCCAGAGGCTCATGGCAAAGCAGATCTCACAAA GTACCGAGAAGCAAGTGCTAAAGTGATGGAAGTGATGACATGCTTTGCAGTGATTGAGCGTGCCAGCATTGACGAGGCCTACATGGACCTAACTAGTGCTGTGCAGGAGAGGCTTCAGAGGATGCAAGGACAGCCTGTTGCAGCAGAACAGTTGGCAACCACCTATATCCAGGGATTACCAGAGAGCTCTGCAGCAGAAGAGAACACAGACAGCAAAG AAGAACTGCGGCAGCGTGGCGTGTGCCAGTGGCTTGAGTTGTTGCCTTATGGAGATCCTAGCAGCCCAGAGCTGCAACTGACTGTGGGGGCAGTAATTATGGAAGAAATGAGGGCAGCTGTGGAATCTGCCACTGGATTTAGGTGTTCAGTGGGAATTTCTCACAACAAG GTATTAGCAAAACTGGCCTGTGGTCTCAACAAGCCCAATCGGCAGACCCTGGTACCACAGGGTTCTATCCCTAAGCTGTTCAGCAAGATGCCAATCAGCAACAT CCGTAGCCTTGGAGGGAAGCTGGGTGCTTCCATCACTGAACTTCTGGGAGTGGAATACATGGGTCAGTTAATCCACTTCAGTGAATCACAGCTTCAGACACGTTTTGGAGATAAGACTGG CTCCTGGTTGTATGACTTATGTAGAGGGATTGAGCATGAACCTGTAAAACCTAGACAATTGCCAAAATCCATTGGCTGCAGTAAGAACTTTCCTGGAAAATCAGCATTGGTTACTCAGAAACAG GTGCAACATTGGCTGCTGCAGCTGGCCTTGGAGTTAGAAGAGAGACTTAACAAGGACCGAGACCAA AACAAGCGGGTAGCTAAACAGATGAGTATTGGGATCCGTCTAAAGGGTGGTAAACATGTTAACAGCCTATCCCGCTGCTGTGCCCTGTCACATTATGATTCCCAGAAAATCAGCAGAGATGCATTTGCTGTCATCCAGAATTACAATACAGCAGGAGGCCAGCAGGCTGCATG GTCTCCTCCAATCACACTTCTCCAGCTTTCTGCAAGCAAGTTTATGGAGGTTTCCACAGTATCCTCTGACATCACTACTTTCCTGAGTACTGATAGCAAGTATCCCCAGCCCATTGGTATCACTGCAACCAGCCCAAAGACTAAGTCTCTTGGAAGCCCCAAAAAAGAGACAAACAAGACTGTGAATGCAATTCAGATTCTCTTTCAAAGGGCAGAAGAAAGGAAACAGGCTCAAGCCATAGCTGGGTCCTCTTATCCTGGTGCTACTAATGCAAAGACAGTACCATCAGTAGTAGCATCCACTTCCTGCCATAAAGAGTTCATTCCCACCAACAGCCAGAGTCCAGATAATCTTTTGGAACAAAGTATCACCAGTAGGAACTCTGACTTGAAGCACCAGCCCTCTGTAGAACAGGCTTTGTGCAGCTCTGATGCAGGCCCTATGGAGACTACTTTGCTTAAAGTAAACACCACATTGGTAAAAGCAGAAGTGCTCAAGGCCTCTTCAGAGCAACCTGATCTGCAGAAAGAAAAGAGTGTGCCACTTTCTGTTGGACTTTCTCAAGAGGAAACTGATAGTGGAATTCCACACACCATTACAGGGGACCAAATCTTATGTGAAAAGTGTAACCAAAAGGTGTTGATGTGGGAGTATTCAGAACATTTAGACTATCACTTTGCTGTGGAACTTCAGAACTCTCTGTCAGGACCCAGCTCTGGCAGGCTACCTGGGGCTGCTAACAGCCCTCCAACTAAGGGCAAAAGTAAACCAAGGAGCCCCACAGCCTCTAGTGCCAAACGGGCAAAGAAAGACATAGTTGGGACACTGGATTCATTTTTTAAGCGTCTTCCTCCTTAG